In a genomic window of bacterium:
- a CDS encoding phosphomannomutase/phosphoglucomutase, protein MNPAIFREYDIRGIADRDFDADFADRLGRAYGALAREHGARRVAVGRDCRLTSDGYAAALREGIRSTGLDVVDVGAVATPLVYFAIFHWELDGGIQVTGSHNPADHNGFKICLGREALHGDAISDLRRRVEAGRFPSGPGTITDRPVTPTYVDYVAAAVGRLARPVRVVVDAGNGTGGPIAPAVYERLGADVTALYCEMDGRFPNHHPDPTVEENMHQLVAAVRETGAELGVAFDGDADRIGVVDAAGRMVWGDELLVLFARDVLARRPGATVVSEVKCSQRLYDDIAARGGVPIMWKAGHSLLKAKMKETGALLGGEMSGHIFIKDGWFGFDDGVYAGARLLELLARSGRTVAELLADLPPSHTTPEIRVDCPDAVKFRVADGVRDRLRAEGRELIDIDGVRVRLPHGWGLLRASNTQPVLVLRFEADTPAHLAEYRGWLEGIVADVRRTLER, encoded by the coding sequence CTGAATCCGGCGATCTTCCGCGAATACGACATTCGCGGCATCGCCGACCGGGACTTCGACGCCGACTTCGCGGACCGCCTCGGTCGAGCCTACGGCGCGCTGGCGCGCGAGCACGGGGCGCGGCGGGTCGCGGTGGGCCGCGATTGCCGCCTCACCTCCGACGGATACGCGGCGGCGCTGCGGGAGGGCATCCGCAGCACCGGGCTCGACGTCGTCGACGTCGGCGCCGTCGCCACGCCGCTCGTCTACTTCGCCATCTTCCACTGGGAGCTGGACGGCGGCATCCAGGTCACCGGCAGCCACAACCCGGCCGACCACAACGGCTTCAAGATCTGCCTCGGCCGCGAGGCGCTGCACGGCGACGCCATCTCGGACCTGCGCCGGCGCGTCGAGGCGGGACGCTTTCCGAGCGGGCCGGGCACGATCACCGATCGGCCCGTGACCCCGACCTACGTCGACTACGTGGCCGCCGCCGTCGGTCGTCTCGCCCGCCCGGTGCGGGTCGTGGTCGACGCCGGCAACGGTACCGGCGGCCCGATCGCACCGGCGGTGTACGAGCGCCTCGGGGCCGACGTCACGGCGCTCTACTGCGAGATGGACGGGCGGTTCCCGAACCACCACCCCGACCCGACGGTCGAGGAGAACATGCACCAGCTCGTCGCCGCCGTGCGCGAAACGGGCGCCGAGCTGGGCGTCGCCTTCGACGGCGACGCCGACCGCATCGGCGTCGTCGACGCGGCGGGGCGCATGGTCTGGGGCGACGAGCTGCTGGTCCTCTTCGCGCGCGACGTCCTCGCTCGCCGGCCGGGCGCCACCGTCGTGTCGGAGGTGAAGTGCTCGCAGCGCCTCTACGACGACATCGCTGCGCGCGGCGGCGTGCCGATCATGTGGAAGGCCGGGCACTCGCTGCTGAAGGCCAAGATGAAGGAGACCGGCGCGCTCCTCGGCGGCGAGATGAGCGGTCACATCTTCATCAAGGACGGCTGGTTCGGCTTCGACGACGGCGTCTATGCCGGCGCCCGGCTGCTCGAGCTGCTCGCCCGCAGCGGCAGGACGGTGGCGGAGCTGCTCGCCGACCTGCCGCCGTCGCACACGACGCCCGAGATACGCGTCGACTGCCCCGACGCCGTGAAGTTTCGCGTCGCCGACGGCGTCCGCGACCGCCTGCGCGCCGAGGGGCGCGAGCTGATCGACATCGACGGCGTGCGCGTGCGGCTGCCGCACGGGTGGGGCCTCCTGCGCGCGTCGAACACGCAGCCGGTGCTGGTCCTGCGCTTCGAGGCCGACACGCCGGCGCACCTGGCCGAGTACCGGGGCTGGCTCGAAGGCATTGTCGCCGACGTGCGCCGCACGCTGGAGCGCTGA
- the uvrA gene encoding excinuclease ABC subunit UvrA has protein sequence MAGRISIRGARGHNLDNVDVDIPRERLVVVTGLSGSGKSTLAFDTLYAEGQRRYVESLSAYARQFLEQMEKPDCDGIEGLSPAIAIEQKGVGRNPRSTVGTVTEIADYLRLLFARVGHPRCWVCGREIAAQSAPQVVDRLARLPEGTKLWVYAPVVRDRKGEHRKELDDLRRGGFVRVRVDGTLRELSEDIALARTQRHTIEVLVDRVIVRPGIERRLAEAVEVAFRHADGIALLESTEPGADAAQALFFSERHACPVDGTSYPEIAPRFFSFNSPQGACPTCGGLGVLRRIDPALLVAHPERPLPGTLGGGLLRVLPGFDEAWATLARHAGVAVDMPWDELPEAARRLVLDGSGDAPIRLGGRKATKPWEGLLPLLARRQRESTKGWVRDEIDALVAETRCPDCEGTRLRREVRFVLLGERSIVDVSAMPIRDLVIFLDGLALAPTEQAIATPILKDLRARLGFLLDVGLDYLTLDRGAATLSGGEGQRIRLATQIGSRLTGVLYVLDEPSIGLHQRDNARLLETLLRLRDLGNTVVVVEHDPDVILAADHVIDMGPGAGVHGGRVVAEGTPAEVMANPASLTGQYLSGALAIPVPAQRRRGAGWSIGVRDASAHNLRHLDVQIPLGTMTCVTGVSGSGKSTLVVDTLYRALARKLGAGRDEPGAHAEIVGWQLVDKVIEIDQAPIGRTPRSNPATYTGLFAPIRDLFAQLPESRARGWGPGRFSFNVKGGRCEACAGDGVIAIEMHFLPDVYVTCDVCRGRRYERDTLEVTLKGLSIADVLDLTVAEALEVLANFPAVRTRLEVLREVGLDYLRLGQSGTTLSGGEAQRVKLARELAKRATGRTLYVLDEPTTGLHFDDVRRLLEVLQRLVDAGNTVLLIEHNLDVIKSADHVIDLGPEGGELGGRIVVTGSPEAVAACEASHTGQVLRRVLAAGAPEKSSAAPRRP, from the coding sequence ATGGCCGGCCGCATCAGCATCCGCGGGGCCCGGGGCCACAACCTCGACAACGTCGACGTCGACATCCCGCGCGAGCGGCTCGTGGTCGTCACGGGGCTCTCGGGGTCGGGGAAGTCGACGCTCGCCTTCGACACGCTCTACGCCGAGGGCCAGCGGCGCTACGTGGAGTCGCTGTCGGCCTACGCGCGGCAGTTCCTCGAGCAGATGGAGAAGCCGGACTGCGACGGCATCGAGGGCTTGTCGCCGGCGATCGCCATCGAGCAGAAGGGCGTCGGCCGCAATCCGCGCTCGACCGTCGGTACGGTCACCGAGATCGCCGACTACCTGCGGCTGCTGTTCGCGCGCGTCGGCCATCCGCGCTGCTGGGTGTGCGGGCGCGAGATCGCCGCGCAGTCGGCGCCGCAGGTCGTCGATCGGCTCGCCCGCCTGCCGGAGGGCACGAAGCTGTGGGTGTACGCGCCGGTGGTGCGCGACCGGAAGGGCGAGCACAGGAAGGAGCTCGACGACCTTCGCCGCGGCGGCTTCGTGCGGGTCCGCGTCGACGGCACGCTGCGCGAGCTGAGCGAGGACATCGCGCTTGCGCGCACCCAGCGGCACACGATCGAGGTGCTCGTCGACCGCGTGATCGTGCGCCCGGGCATCGAGCGGCGGCTGGCCGAAGCGGTGGAGGTGGCGTTCCGTCACGCCGACGGCATCGCGCTGCTCGAGTCGACCGAGCCGGGCGCCGACGCGGCGCAGGCGCTCTTCTTCAGCGAGCGGCACGCGTGCCCCGTCGACGGCACGTCGTACCCGGAGATCGCGCCGCGCTTCTTCTCCTTCAACAGCCCGCAGGGTGCGTGCCCGACCTGCGGCGGGCTCGGCGTCCTGCGCCGGATCGACCCGGCGCTGCTCGTCGCGCACCCGGAGCGGCCCCTGCCGGGCACGCTCGGCGGCGGGCTGCTGCGCGTGCTGCCCGGCTTCGACGAGGCCTGGGCGACCCTGGCGCGTCACGCCGGCGTCGCCGTCGACATGCCGTGGGACGAGCTGCCCGAGGCGGCGCGCCGGCTCGTCCTCGACGGGTCCGGCGACGCGCCGATCCGCCTCGGCGGCCGCAAGGCGACGAAGCCGTGGGAGGGTCTGCTGCCGCTCCTCGCGCGCCGCCAGCGCGAGTCGACGAAGGGCTGGGTGCGCGACGAGATCGACGCGCTCGTCGCCGAGACGCGTTGCCCGGACTGCGAGGGCACACGCCTGCGGCGCGAGGTGCGCTTCGTGCTGCTGGGCGAGCGCAGCATCGTCGACGTCAGCGCCATGCCCATCCGCGATCTCGTGATCTTCCTCGACGGCCTCGCGCTCGCGCCGACCGAGCAGGCGATCGCGACGCCCATCCTGAAGGACCTGCGTGCCCGCCTCGGCTTCCTCCTCGACGTCGGCCTCGACTACCTGACGCTGGACCGCGGCGCCGCGACGCTCTCCGGCGGGGAAGGGCAGCGCATCCGTCTCGCCACCCAGATCGGGTCGCGGCTGACGGGCGTCCTCTACGTGCTCGACGAGCCGTCGATCGGGCTCCACCAGCGCGACAACGCCCGGCTCCTCGAGACGCTTCTGCGGCTGCGCGATCTCGGCAACACGGTCGTGGTCGTCGAGCACGATCCCGACGTCATCCTCGCCGCCGACCACGTCATCGACATGGGGCCCGGCGCCGGCGTCCACGGCGGGCGCGTCGTGGCCGAGGGCACGCCGGCCGAGGTGATGGCGAACCCGGCGTCGCTGACGGGGCAGTACCTCTCGGGCGCGCTCGCGATTCCGGTGCCGGCCCAGCGGCGGCGCGGAGCCGGGTGGTCGATCGGCGTGCGCGACGCCTCGGCGCACAACCTGCGCCATCTCGACGTGCAGATCCCGCTCGGCACCATGACGTGCGTCACCGGCGTCTCGGGGTCGGGCAAGTCGACGCTGGTCGTCGACACGCTCTACCGGGCGCTGGCCCGCAAGCTCGGCGCCGGGCGCGACGAGCCGGGGGCGCACGCGGAGATCGTCGGCTGGCAGCTGGTCGACAAGGTCATCGAGATCGATCAGGCCCCGATCGGCCGCACCCCGCGCTCGAACCCCGCCACCTACACGGGGCTCTTCGCCCCGATCCGCGACCTGTTCGCGCAGCTCCCCGAGTCGCGCGCGCGCGGCTGGGGGCCGGGGCGCTTCTCCTTCAACGTGAAGGGCGGGCGCTGCGAGGCCTGCGCCGGCGACGGCGTCATCGCCATCGAGATGCACTTCCTGCCGGACGTGTACGTCACCTGCGACGTCTGCCGGGGCCGCCGCTACGAGCGCGACACCCTCGAGGTGACGCTGAAGGGCCTCTCGATCGCCGACGTCCTCGACTTGACCGTCGCCGAAGCGCTCGAGGTGCTGGCCAACTTCCCGGCCGTGCGCACGCGGCTCGAGGTGCTGCGCGAGGTCGGGCTCGACTACCTGCGCCTCGGGCAGTCCGGGACGACTCTCTCCGGCGGCGAGGCCCAGCGCGTCAAGTTGGCGAGAGAGCTGGCGAAACGTGCCACCGGCCGGACGCTCTACGTGCTCGACGAGCCGACCACGGGGCTGCACTTCGACGACGTCCGCCGCCTCCTCGAGGTCCTCCAGCGCCTGGTCGACGCCGGCAACACGGTGCTGCTGATCGAGCACAACCTCGACGTCATCAAGAGCGCCGACCACGTGATCGATCTCGGCCCCGAGGGCGGCGAGCTGGGGGGCCGGATCGTCGTCACCGGGAGCCCCGAGGCCGTCGCGGCCTGCGAGGCGTCGCACACCGGGCAGGTGCTGCGTCGGGTGCTCGCCGCGGGAGCGCCGGAAAAGTCGTCCGCCGCTCCGCGTCGGCCTTGA
- a CDS encoding IscS subfamily cysteine desulfurase: MTTRAIYMDNHATTPVDPRVLAAMLPYFNDTFGNAASRSHGFGWEAEKAVDAAREQVARLINARSKDIVFTSGATESDNLALQGVIEFYKDRGNHIVTQVTEHKAILDTCRMLERKGLATVTYLPVDRYGMVDPDDVRKAITDKTVLVSIMFANNEIGTVQPLAEIGKITREKGVLFHSDAVQGMGKLPLDVEAMHIDILSLTAHKIYGPKGIGAIYVRSKGPRVRLTPIIHGGGHERGMRSGTLNVPGIVGLGTACEIARETMADESQRILGLRERLRDGLWSELDEVYLNGHPTHRLPGNLNVSFAFVEGESLLMGLNGSGTPITVGSGGPAPIAVSSGSACTSATLEPSYVLKAIGVGDDLAHTSIRFGLGRFNTVEEVDYVLERVVHEVRRLRDLSPLYEMMKEGIDLKSVSWQREH; encoded by the coding sequence ATGACGACGCGCGCGATCTACATGGACAACCACGCGACGACCCCCGTCGACCCGCGGGTGCTCGCCGCCATGCTGCCGTACTTCAACGACACCTTCGGCAACGCCGCCAGCCGCAGCCACGGCTTCGGATGGGAGGCGGAGAAGGCGGTCGACGCTGCCCGCGAGCAGGTCGCGCGGCTCATAAACGCGAGGTCGAAGGACATCGTGTTCACGAGCGGCGCCACCGAGTCCGACAACCTGGCGCTGCAGGGCGTGATCGAGTTCTACAAGGACAGGGGCAACCACATCGTCACACAGGTCACCGAGCACAAGGCGATCCTCGACACCTGCCGGATGCTCGAGCGCAAGGGCCTGGCGACGGTCACCTATCTGCCCGTCGACCGCTACGGCATGGTCGATCCGGACGACGTCCGCAAGGCGATCACCGACAAGACGGTGCTGGTGTCGATCATGTTCGCGAACAACGAGATCGGCACCGTCCAGCCGCTGGCCGAGATCGGGAAGATCACGCGCGAGAAGGGCGTCCTCTTCCACAGCGACGCCGTCCAGGGCATGGGCAAGCTGCCGCTCGACGTCGAGGCGATGCACATCGACATCCTGTCCCTCACGGCCCACAAGATCTACGGCCCGAAGGGCATCGGCGCGATCTACGTGCGCTCGAAGGGTCCGCGCGTGCGCCTGACGCCGATCATCCACGGCGGCGGCCACGAGCGCGGCATGCGCTCCGGCACGCTGAACGTCCCCGGCATCGTCGGGCTCGGCACGGCGTGCGAGATCGCGCGTGAGACGATGGCCGACGAGAGCCAGCGTATCCTCGGCCTGCGCGAGCGCCTGCGCGACGGCCTCTGGTCGGAGCTCGACGAGGTCTATCTGAACGGGCACCCGACCCACCGCCTGCCCGGCAACCTGAACGTCAGCTTCGCCTTCGTCGAGGGTGAGTCGCTGCTGATGGGGCTCAACGGCTCGGGCACGCCGATCACGGTCGGCAGCGGCGGGCCGGCGCCCATCGCGGTGTCGTCGGGCTCGGCGTGCACGTCGGCGACGCTCGAGCCGTCCTACGTGCTGAAGGCGATCGGCGTCGGCGACGATCTCGCCCACACCTCGATCCGCTTCGGCCTCGGCCGGTTCAACACGGTGGAAGAGGTCGACTACGTGCTGGAGCGCGTGGTCCACGAGGTGCGGCGGCTGCGCGACCTGTCGCCGCTCTACGAGATGATGAAGGAAGGCATCGACCTGAAGTCGGTGTCCTGGCAGCGCGAGCACTGA
- the iscU gene encoding Fe-S cluster assembly scaffold IscU, with the protein MAYSDKVIDHYANPRNVGSMAKDDPSVGTGVVGAPECGDVMKLQLKINDAGVVEDAKFKTFGCGSAIASSSYVTELVKGKTVDEVLAIKNTHIVEELSLPPVKIHCSVLAEDGIKAAVADWKKKREGAEPEATAEKAAAAK; encoded by the coding sequence ATGGCCTACAGCGACAAGGTGATCGATCACTACGCGAACCCGCGCAACGTGGGCTCGATGGCGAAGGACGACCCCAGCGTCGGCACCGGCGTCGTCGGCGCGCCCGAGTGCGGCGACGTCATGAAGCTGCAGCTGAAGATCAACGACGCTGGCGTGGTCGAGGACGCGAAGTTCAAGACCTTCGGCTGCGGCAGCGCGATCGCGAGCTCGAGCTACGTGACCGAGCTGGTGAAGGGGAAGACGGTCGACGAGGTGCTGGCGATCAAGAACACCCACATCGTCGAGGAGCTGTCCCTGCCGCCGGTGAAGATCCACTGCTCGGTGCTGGCCGAAGACGGCATCAAGGCCGCGGTCGCCGATTGGAAGAAGAAGCGCGAGGGCGCCGAGCCGGAGGCGACGGCCGAGAAGGCCGCCGCGGCCAAGTGA
- a CDS encoding iron-sulfur cluster assembly accessory protein: MTDQAAQRIHALVAEKGLPDAGLRVKVVGGGCSGLTYKMDIDQQRDGDKVFEHAGAKMLVDRKSFLYLKGTELDFSDDLMASGFVLQNPNVKRTCGCGSSFVV, translated from the coding sequence ATGACCGACCAGGCGGCGCAGCGCATCCATGCGCTCGTCGCCGAGAAGGGCCTCCCGGACGCCGGCCTGCGCGTCAAGGTCGTCGGCGGCGGCTGCTCGGGGCTGACCTACAAGATGGACATCGACCAGCAGCGCGACGGCGACAAGGTGTTCGAGCACGCCGGCGCGAAGATGCTCGTCGACCGCAAGAGCTTTCTCTACCTGAAGGGCACCGAGCTCGACTTCTCCGACGACCTCATGGCGTCGGGCTTCGTGCTCCAGAACCCCAACGTGAAGCGGACCTGCGGCTGCGGGTCTTCGTTCGTGGTGTGA